GCGTAGGAACTATGAGTTAAAGCAGTATCAAGTAGCTCTATATCATGAAAATAATAATTTAATTTTTCTTGAAGTGATTCTAACTCTTTTATACGTTCATTACTAATTTTCAAACGAATTCCCCCAAATAAATCTGTATCACCTTAACTAATTATCTTCTTCTATTATGCTTTTTATATAATTAACTGCATCACCAACAGTTTTAATTCTTTCTACATCTTCATCATCAATTTCTAAATCAAATTCATCCTCTAATGCCATAACTAGTTCTACTAAATCTAAAGAATCAGCATTCAGATCATCCTTGAATGATGTTTCTAATGTTATATCCTTTTCATTAATATTAAATTGAGTAGCTATAATATCAAATAATTTTTTTGTTGCCATTTTATCCCTCCTGATTATTTTTGTCTTTATTAATATTATTTTCAATTGTTTTTATAGTATCATTTTCAATAAATGCGATTAATTGTCTAATTCCATTCTTAAAAGCATAAGCATCTGAACTACCATGAGCTTTAACAACTGGTAACTTAGTACCTAATAAAGGAGCCCCTCCATATTCTCTATAATCCATTTTCTTTTTTATATCGCTTAATTCGGACTTTAATAGTAACGCTCCAATTTTAGATTTGGTATTTGACATTAATGATTTTTTTAATATAGAAAATATTGAAATTGCCATTCCCTCAGTTAATTTTAGCACAATATTCCCAACGAAACCATCAGCTACTATTACATCAACATCACCTTCAGGAAGATTTCTACCTTCAACATTTCCAATAAAATTAATATCTTCGCCTTTAAGCAAATCAAATGCCTCTTTTGATAACTGATTACCCTTTCCTTCTTCAGTTCCAATATTAACTAAGCCAACCTTTGGATTTTTTCTTCCAAAAACATTTTCCATATAAATCGAACCCATTAAACCAAACTGTTTTAAATACTCAGGCTTACAATCTACATTTGCGCCTGCATCAACTAATAAAGATAAACCTTTTGTTGTTGGATAAACAGATGTTAATGCAGCCCTATCAATTCCTGTAATTCTCTTTATTATAAATAATCCACCAGCTAATAATGCACCTGTACTACCAGCGGAAATAAATCCATCGCCTAATCCGTCTTTAAGTGCATTAAGACCAACTACTAATGAACTATTCTTTTTTCTTCTTATAGCTATAGCAGGATCATCATCATTTGTAATTACATCATCAGCGTTTAGTATTTGGATTTTATCATCTGAATATTTATATTTACTTAATTCTTCTTTAATAATTTGTTCTTTACCTACAATTGTTATTTCAATATCGTATTCATTAACTGCGTCAACACATCCTTTTACAATTTCTCCTGGTGCGTTGTCTCCTCCCATACCATCAACAATTATATTCATCGTATACCTCCCAAATATTACTACTGATTTTAAATATATATGACTATAGTAAAAAAATCAATAATAATTAGCATATATATAACTTAAACAGATGTTTTTAATAATACACCGTTGTAATTTAGCAGATAAAAAAAGATAGTGAAGTTACTCACTATCTTTTTCACTATTCAACTACAATAACTTCTCTGTTTTTGTAATAGCCACAGCTTGGACAAACTCTATGTGGTTGTTTTGGCTCATGACATTGTGGGCATTCAACTACAGTAGCTTTATTTAGTCTATAAGAAGAAGCTCTTCTCTTGTTCTTTCTTTGTTTAGAAGTTTTTCTTTTTGGTACTGCCATTTAAAACACCTCCTTATTTCTTA
The DNA window shown above is from Tissierella sp. Yu-01 and carries:
- the acpP gene encoding acyl carrier protein — translated: MATKKLFDIIATQFNINEKDITLETSFKDDLNADSLDLVELVMALEDEFDLEIDDEDVERIKTVGDAVNYIKSIIEEDN
- the plsX gene encoding phosphate acyltransferase PlsX, whose translation is MNIIVDGMGGDNAPGEIVKGCVDAVNEYDIEITIVGKEQIIKEELSKYKYSDDKIQILNADDVITNDDDPAIAIRRKKNSSLVVGLNALKDGLGDGFISAGSTGALLAGGLFIIKRITGIDRAALTSVYPTTKGLSLLVDAGANVDCKPEYLKQFGLMGSIYMENVFGRKNPKVGLVNIGTEEGKGNQLSKEAFDLLKGEDINFIGNVEGRNLPEGDVDVIVADGFVGNIVLKLTEGMAISIFSILKKSLMSNTKSKIGALLLKSELSDIKKKMDYREYGGAPLLGTKLPVVKAHGSSDAYAFKNGIRQLIAFIENDTIKTIENNINKDKNNQEG
- the rpmF gene encoding 50S ribosomal protein L32; this translates as MAVPKRKTSKQRKNKRRASSYRLNKATVVECPQCHEPKQPHRVCPSCGYYKNREVIVVE